A genomic window from Dermacentor silvarum isolate Dsil-2018 chromosome 9, BIME_Dsil_1.4, whole genome shotgun sequence includes:
- the LOC119463698 gene encoding glycerophosphodiester phosphodiesterase 1, producing the protein MLSEFVVTIVGSLLALFLVVLYFAEPADDALAAEVILGDRRDDNRWLPPVFVDFAGAKDVPQNTLAAIQEAKRMNASGIKLYMSITSDDVGVLFHVKTLEVTANGDGPLDEVAFEDLRREDITEKNPSAVRYRNERVPTLEEGVDECLRQGLRIIVNVEGDDFRAMFALAELFRKRPELSRRVLVVSPSPMFLFRLGGHNATFVTALAWRHGTMAYVDKSYTKRRYENIGWHLIARAADWLLSWSFDYGLLTRLSMVSAVLVNASMISPQYAQSWSDWGLRVIALASNDPAEHEYLRRVVQVPILTDNLRRT; encoded by the coding sequence ATGCTCTCAGAGTTTGTGGTCACGATCGTCGGGTCATTGTTGGCCCTCTTCCTTGTGGTGCTATATTTCGCCGAGCCCGCCGACGATGCCCTGGCCGCCGAGGTGATTCTGGGAGATAGGCGCGATGACAATCGCTGGCTGCCGCCTGTGTTCGTGGACTTCGCCGGAGCAAAGGACGTGCCGCAGAACACGTTGGCGGCCATCCAGGAAGCGAAGAGAATGAACGCCTCGGGAATCAAGCTTTATATGTCCATCACGAGCGACGACGTCGGAGTCCTGTTTCACGTAAAAACCCTGGAGGTAACCGCAAATGGCGATGGTCCGTTGGACGAGGTGGCCTTCGAAGACTTGCGCCGTGAGGACATTACCGAAAAGAACCCATCAGCGGTGCGCTACCGGAACGAGCGGGTACCGACGCTGGAAGAAGGCGTCGATGAGTGTCTGCGTCAGGGCCTTCGGATCATCGTGAATGTCGAGGGGGACGACTTCCGTGCAATGTTCGCCCTAGCCGAACTGTTCCGCAAGCGGCCCGAACTATCCAGACGAGTTCTTGTAGTGTCTCCCAGTCCGATGTTTCTCTTCCGCCTGGGAGGTCACAATGCAACATTTGTGACGGCATTAGCCTGGCGACATGGAACTATGGCGTACGTGGACAAAAGCTACACCAAGCGACGCTACGAAAACATCGGCTGGCACTTGATTGCGAGGGCCGCCGACTGGCTCCTTAGTTGGTCCTTTGACTACGGCCTGCTGACTCGCCTGTCCATGGTTTCGGCAGTGCTAGTCAATGCAAGCATGATCAGTCCCCAGTACGCACAGTCTTGGAGTGACTGGGGTCTGCGTGTCATCGCGCTGGCTTCGAACGACCCGGCCGAGCACGAATATCTTCGTCGAGTTGTTCAAGTGCCTATCCTTACAGACAACTTACGTCGTACTTAG